A part of Augochlora pura isolate Apur16 chromosome 1, APUR_v2.2.1, whole genome shotgun sequence genomic DNA contains:
- the LOC144478390 gene encoding actin maturation protease: MPAPPPPLPSLPEAPMCEKTEVSDADSLPSWAKITLTSAEAEIEKLIARNELKDAEVTYFCQVEPILQDGPQCGLVALAMASQEYTKPVSVSQLLAEARVRGFTQHGEVYSVDFMGTLAAEYLPDHRPDILVDLQQCPDTLTHALAHGAMVLIPYDSDFNHAPCLKRGHKSHWALLVGLISSRQGYHVLARHGKSRHLACWPLRDLIESNGNLEEEGTARHAGGYVIPKGGVGGQRGLRGRALALHPYI; the protein is encoded by the exons ATGCCAGCACCGCCTCCGCCGCTACCAAGTTTGCCAGAGGCACCTATGTGTGAGAAAACAGAAGTGAGCGATGCGGATTCTTTGCCTTCCTGGGCCAAGATTACCCTCACTTCTGCAGAAGCAGAGATCGAGAAGTTAATAGCAAGGAATGAGTTGAAAGATGCCGAGGTAACATATTTTTGTCAAGTGGAACCAATTTTGCAAGATGGGCCGCA atgcGGCTTGGTGGCACTGGCCATGGCATCACAGGAGTACACAAAGCCAGTCTCTGTCAGCCAACTTCTAGCAGAAGCCCGTGTGAGAGGCTTCACACAACACGGAGAAGTATACAGTGTTGATTTCATGGGCACATTAGCAGCCGAATATTTACCCGATCACAGACCAGATATTTTAGTAGATCTACAGCAATGCCCCGACACTCTGACTCATGCTCTAGCTCACGGTGCTATGGTATTGATTCCATATGATTCTGATTTCAATCATGCTCCCTGCTTAAAAAGAGGCCATAAATCTCATTGGGCACTACTCGTGGGTCTAATTTCTTCTAG ACAAGGCTATCATGTCTTAGCGCGTCACGGAAAATCGCGTCACTTAGCTTGCTGGCCGCTGCGCGATTTGATCGAAAGTAATGGGAACTTGGAAGAGGAAGGGACAGCCAGACATGCTGGGGGATACGTTATACCAAAGGGCGGAGTCGGTGGTCAAAGAGGTCTCCGTGGTAGGGCACTCGCGTTGCATccatacatataa